The stretch of DNA GATGCAATGAATCTTTGTCCAAAGAACCGAAGCCTTCATCCAGGAAAAAGAAATTTTGATTACCCTGGTTAAATTGTTGAATGTTATCAGCTAAAGCTAATGCAAGCGATAATGCCGCCTGAAATGTTTGTCCACCTGAAAGGGTTTTTACAGAACGAACCTGACCATTATTTAGATTGTCCCTTATGATAAAACTTTCCGTTTCTTCATTAAGTTCAAGCGACAGCTGGTTTCGGCTAAATTTCATAAATCGTTCATTAGCGGCAAAACATAAGTTTCGGAGGTATACAACCGAGATAAAGCGTTCAAAACCATTAGCTTTAAATAAACGATCAAGGATGTCCAATTGAGATTTTCGGTCTTCAAGCTGTTGTTTATCTTTTACTAGTTGAGAAATACGGGCAAGCGCTTTTTTGCCATTTTCAATACTCACTTTAAGTTCCGCAAACTGAGCAGAGGTATGATTTAACAGATCCGATAAAGTACCTAATTCTGTCTCAAGCTGTAAATACAACATTTCATTGTAAGTTTTTTGAGCTATTGACTGTTCAATGTTTTTTACACGTTCTTCAGCAACTGCAATATTTTTTTTAAACTCACTTATTTCAATTCTAAATGACGCTATATCAATATTTTTTAATAGTGTTTTTAGTACCTCATCCTCCGATAAGTTATCCGACTTTAATAAACCTGAAAAGCTTTCCTGTTTTTCGACAAGTAAAACTTTGATACTTGTAATTTGTCCACTAATGTTTTCTATAGCACCTGCAAATTGATTAATCTCTCTGCTTTTTACTTCTGACCGTTTGATTAGAGCATCTAGTTCTTGTTGAGCATCATTTAACCTATCTATTAGAAATCTAGACTCATTTTTTAGTTCTTCTGCTGTTTTAGATTCAAAATCACTTTCATTTAGAACATCAAGATTGCTAACCAATGTATTGATTGCACCCTTACTTTCAGCTAGATCGTTCTTGAGTTTTATAACCCCATTTTCATATTTTTTTAAATCCTCGTTAGCCAGGTTAAATTGTTGATCGAGTAGAGTCTGCTCTTTATCAATTTGGTCCCTTTGCAGTTCCCAATCTTTGATAGAGGCTCTCATTTCATTTATTTGTTCAGGTCTATCAGGTGAGAAATTATCATAATTAAAAGATTGCTTATGTAGCGTTACTGCTTTTTCTTTCTCATCAACAACCAAGGCAATTTCATTTTCCTGAGAAATGATATGCTCTGTGCCCTGTTGATAGCCATTTGTCTCAATTATTAACGCATTTAATGATTTGATTTGATTGTCAATTGTTTTCAAATCAGTATCCATCGATGCCAAAGCCTCGGTACTATGATGTGAAGCATATAAATTCGGATGATGAGTAGATCCACAAAGTGGACAATTATCTCCTTCTAGCAAATTTTGGGCAAACTCAGCCAGTTTTTCAAAACTTTTAACTTCGAGCTGTTGGCTCAGTACTGATGTTTTATGCGTGTCTAGTTTTTTAATTTCATTTTGAAGAGAAGTCTTAAACGGTTCAATCTCCAATGGGAATTCCAATTTATGAACAGCTAGCTTTTGTGCAAAAGTTTCAGTCAAATAGGCTCTTTCGGCTTTTCGCTGTGCAAGTTGTGAGTTGATATTACTAAGGTCAGCTGATAGCTGTAGATGTTTACCGAACCAATCGGTTAAATTGGCAAGTAATTCATGATTAGGTTTTCGTTCGTTTAACTTAGAGCGATTCGCTAATAAGGAGTCTTTTTTGTCTTTCAGCCCCTCAACTTCTTGCTGCTTATTATGAATAAGAGCTTCACCCTTTGAAATTCGTTCCTGAAGTACTTGTTCATTGGTTCTTAATTCTTTTAGCTGGGCAATCGCTACTAATTCAGCGGCCTTTTTGAGCTGCTGATCTTTATTGTCTAAAGTTTGTTTTAAAACAGCTTCTCTTGCTGTTAATTGAGATAATTC from Solitalea canadensis DSM 3403 encodes:
- a CDS encoding AAA family ATPase, which translates into the protein MLPVRLTLKGIYSYRDADEHVVDFEKLTQDHLFGIFGAVGSGKSTILEAITFALYGDIERMNNRENRSYNMMNMRSNSMLIDFQFKAGIEQLLYRFTVKSKRSTKNFQLVPTPERQAYQWKNNDWEPLESADASKVIGISYENFKRTVIIPQGKFQEFIQLGPAERTKMMKELFNLDKFDYAQTTREKIYKVKAQLTYLEGELTGLGSISEEELQEKENQLTVLSAEKEKIELEKKQKELVLKELVELKQRLEELTLRGKELSLLVDQQSTIVQKEKDLLHFERTKERYLAIVEEQTRLQHELNNLNDQLKINQQKQEIHKQELSQLTAREAVLKQTLDNKDQQLKKAAELVAIAQLKELRTNEQVLQERISKGEALIHNKQQEVEGLKDKKDSLLANRSKLNERKPNHELLANLTDWFGKHLQLSADLSNINSQLAQRKAERAYLTETFAQKLAVHKLEFPLEIEPFKTSLQNEIKKLDTHKTSVLSQQLEVKSFEKLAEFAQNLLEGDNCPLCGSTHHPNLYASHHSTEALASMDTDLKTIDNQIKSLNALIIETNGYQQGTEHIISQENEIALVVDEKEKAVTLHKQSFNYDNFSPDRPEQINEMRASIKDWELQRDQIDKEQTLLDQQFNLANEDLKKYENGVIKLKNDLAESKGAINTLVSNLDVLNESDFESKTAEELKNESRFLIDRLNDAQQELDALIKRSEVKSREINQFAGAIENISGQITSIKVLLVEKQESFSGLLKSDNLSEDEVLKTLLKNIDIASFRIEISEFKKNIAVAEERVKNIEQSIAQKTYNEMLYLQLETELGTLSDLLNHTSAQFAELKVSIENGKKALARISQLVKDKQQLEDRKSQLDILDRLFKANGFERFISVVYLRNLCFAANERFMKFSRNQLSLELNEETESFIIRDNLNNGQVRSVKTLSGGQTFQAALSLALALADNIQQFNQGNQNFFFLDEGFGSLDKDSLHHVFETLKSLRKENRIVGLISHVDDMQQEIATYLQVKNTEEYGSIISASWEE